A region of Rhodanobacteraceae bacterium DNA encodes the following proteins:
- a CDS encoding M48 family metallopeptidase: MQMVKRLSVLILTAALLQACGGDRAERPQPVMIEPADMTDIGRTAFEQIKAKSTISADFESQSRLRCVVGLLVAELPEEAGDWDWQTVVFDDPAVDAFALPGAAVGINSGMLDLFDDETELAAVLSHELAHLQLRQPAARVSAAFTVYNAIAAVQTYRGAQGPQQSRTLYALLGLGSRVGLPLAYASADESAAFRAGLELSARAGYDPALSLRWWQKLVAAHGDSRPAWLSLHTDPSSRLAELQVLMPQLRALFETARASGKAPDCRSASG, encoded by the coding sequence ATGCAGATGGTGAAGCGATTGAGCGTACTGATTCTCACGGCAGCGCTGCTGCAAGCCTGCGGCGGCGACCGCGCAGAGCGCCCGCAACCGGTGATGATCGAGCCCGCAGACATGACCGATATCGGTCGCACGGCCTTCGAGCAGATCAAGGCCAAGAGCACGATCAGCGCCGATTTTGAATCGCAAAGCAGGCTGCGCTGCGTGGTCGGATTGCTGGTTGCAGAATTGCCCGAAGAAGCCGGTGACTGGGACTGGCAGACCGTGGTCTTCGACGATCCGGCGGTCGATGCCTTTGCTCTCCCCGGCGCTGCCGTCGGCATCAACAGCGGCATGCTGGATCTGTTCGACGACGAAACTGAACTGGCAGCGGTGCTCAGCCATGAACTGGCTCATCTGCAACTGCGACAGCCGGCGGCACGGGTATCAGCGGCTTTCACGGTCTACAACGCCATTGCCGCGGTGCAGACCTATCGTGGCGCCCAGGGGCCGCAGCAGTCGCGCACCCTCTACGCGCTGTTGGGATTGGGCTCGCGCGTCGGCCTGCCATTGGCCTACGCCAGTGCCGACGAATCGGCGGCATTTCGCGCCGGCCTGGAGCTGTCAGCCCGCGCGGGCTACGATCCGGCGCTGTCGCTGCGATGGTGGCAGAAGCTGGTCGCTGCGCACGGCGACAGCCGCCCCGCCTGGCTCAGTCTGCACACCGATCCAAGTTCGCGACTGGCGGAACTGCAAGTGCTCATGCCCCAGCTTCGCGCCCTGTTCGAAACGGCTCGTGCCAGCGGCAAGGCTCCCGACTGCAGATCTGCATCAGGCTGA
- a CDS encoding Glu/Leu/Phe/Val dehydrogenase, producing MVFESIGTLGHEQVVFCHNKDVGLKAIIAVHNTTLGPALGGLRMWPYKTEQEALNDVLRLSRGMTYKAAVAGLNLGGGKGVIIGDPSKDKSEGLFRAFGRFVNSLGGRYITAEDVGIDVNDMEYVFHETDYVSGVHQVHGGSGDPSPFTAAGSLQGIMASLHVRFGNEDIGKYSYAVQGVGHVGYELAKLLRAEKAKVFVTDINRASVQRCVEELGCEAVALDEIYDVDADVYSPCALGGTVNEKTMDRFKFKIVCGAANNQLATDECGDELERRGILYAPDYAVNAGGLMNVSIELDGYDRERAMRMLRSIYYNVGTIFKIAKRDGIGSWKAADRMAEERINTMGKVKLPYMGSARPMFKGRTRG from the coding sequence ATGGTATTCGAGTCGATTGGGACGTTGGGCCACGAGCAGGTCGTGTTCTGCCACAACAAGGACGTGGGCCTGAAGGCAATCATTGCCGTCCACAACACGACCCTCGGTCCGGCCTTGGGTGGCTTGCGCATGTGGCCCTACAAGACAGAGCAGGAAGCCCTCAATGATGTGCTGCGGCTGTCGCGTGGCATGACCTACAAGGCCGCAGTGGCCGGCCTGAACCTCGGCGGCGGCAAGGGCGTGATCATCGGTGATCCGTCCAAGGACAAGTCCGAGGGACTGTTCCGCGCCTTCGGCCGCTTCGTCAATTCGCTGGGTGGTCGCTACATCACCGCCGAAGACGTGGGCATTGATGTCAATGACATGGAATACGTGTTCCATGAAACCGACTATGTCTCGGGCGTGCACCAGGTGCACGGCGGATCCGGCGATCCCTCGCCGTTCACGGCCGCCGGATCGCTGCAGGGCATCATGGCCAGTCTGCATGTGCGCTTCGGCAACGAGGACATCGGCAAGTACAGCTATGCGGTGCAGGGCGTCGGACACGTCGGCTATGAGTTGGCCAAGCTGCTGCGCGCAGAAAAGGCCAAGGTCTTCGTCACCGACATCAACCGCGCCTCCGTGCAGCGCTGCGTCGAGGAACTCGGCTGTGAGGCGGTCGCGCTGGACGAGATCTATGACGTCGATGCTGACGTCTACAGCCCCTGCGCGCTGGGCGGAACAGTCAACGAGAAGACCATGGACCGCTTCAAGTTCAAGATCGTCTGCGGCGCTGCCAACAATCAGCTGGCCACCGACGAGTGCGGTGATGAACTGGAACGTCGCGGCATCCTCTACGCACCCGACTATGCGGTGAATGCGGGCGGCCTGATGAATGTGTCGATCGAGCTGGACGGCTACGACCGCGAGCGCGCCATGCGCATGCTGCGTTCGATCTACTACAACGTCGGCACCATCTTCAAGATTGCCAAGCGCGACGGTATCGGCAGCTGGAAAGCCGCCGACCGCATGGCCGAAGAGCGCATCAACACCATGGGCAAGGTCAAGCTGCCGTACATGGGCAGTGCCAGGCCGATGTTCAAGGGGCGTACGCGAGGCTGA
- a CDS encoding isovaleryl-CoA dehydrogenase, which translates to MTPFSLGEDLDLLRDTVRRFADAEIAPRAEEIDRSNEFPRDLWPKLGELGLLGITVDPQFGGSGMGYLAHLLALEEISRASGSVGLSYGAHSNLCVQNLYNNANAAQRAKYLPKLCSGEWVGALAMSEPGAGSDVVGSMACRAEKRGNVWVANGSKMWITNGPDAEVLVVYMRTAPKDRGSRCMTAFIVEKGMPGFSTAQKLDKLGMRGSSTCELVFENCEIPDENVLGEVDQGVKVLMSGLNTERLVLSGGPLGLMQAGFELSLGYMRERKQFDQPIGSFGIMQAKLADMYTSLQSARAYAYRVAEDYDNGRNSRVDPASCLLYASKAAVDVSLETIQTLGGNGYINDYPAGRLLRDAKLYEIGAGTQEIRRMLIGRELFAGKH; encoded by the coding sequence ATGACCCCCTTCTCACTCGGCGAAGACCTGGATCTGCTGCGCGATACGGTGCGCCGCTTTGCTGACGCCGAGATCGCGCCGCGGGCCGAGGAGATTGATCGCAGCAACGAGTTCCCCCGCGACCTCTGGCCCAAGCTCGGCGAGCTCGGCCTGCTCGGCATCACCGTGGATCCGCAATTCGGCGGCAGTGGCATGGGCTATCTGGCGCATCTGCTGGCGCTGGAAGAAATTTCGCGGGCTTCGGGCTCGGTCGGCCTGTCCTATGGCGCGCATTCCAATCTGTGCGTGCAGAACCTCTATAACAACGCCAATGCCGCCCAGCGGGCCAAGTACCTGCCCAAGCTCTGCAGTGGCGAATGGGTGGGCGCACTGGCGATGAGCGAGCCCGGCGCCGGCTCCGACGTGGTCGGATCGATGGCCTGTCGCGCCGAGAAGCGCGGCAATGTCTGGGTCGCCAACGGTTCCAAGATGTGGATCACCAACGGACCCGACGCGGAAGTGCTGGTGGTGTACATGCGCACTGCGCCCAAGGACCGTGGCTCGCGCTGCATGACCGCCTTCATCGTCGAAAAGGGCATGCCCGGATTCAGCACGGCCCAGAAGCTGGACAAGCTCGGCATGCGTGGTTCCAGCACCTGCGAGCTGGTCTTCGAGAATTGCGAGATCCCCGACGAAAACGTGCTCGGCGAGGTCGATCAGGGTGTCAAGGTGCTGATGAGCGGACTCAACACCGAACGCCTGGTGCTCAGCGGCGGACCTCTGGGTCTGATGCAGGCCGGCTTCGAGCTCAGCCTGGGCTACATGCGCGAGCGCAAGCAGTTCGATCAGCCCATCGGCAGCTTCGGCATCATGCAGGCCAAACTCGCCGACATGTACACCTCGCTGCAATCGGCGCGGGCCTATGCCTATCGCGTCGCCGAGGACTACGACAACGGCCGCAACTCGCGCGTGGATCCGGCCAGTTGCCTGCTGTACGCGTCCAAGGCCGCGGTCGATGTCAGCCTGGAGACGATCCAGACCCTGGGTGGCAATGGCTACATCAACGATTACCCGGCCGGCCGCCTGCTGCGGGATGCCAAGCTCTACGAGATTGGTGCCGGCACCCAGGAGATCCGGCGCATGCTGATTGGCCGGGAGTTGTTTGCCGGCAAGCACTGA
- a CDS encoding leucine--tRNA ligase, whose amino-acid sequence MQTTYEPRSVESAAQAYWERTRAFEVSEDPNREKFYCLCMLPYPSGALHMGHVRNYTIGDVVSRYQRMLGKNVLQPMGWDAFGLPAENAAISRNVPPAEWTYANIANMKRQLKALGFAYDWSREVTTCTPQYYQHEQRFFTELFNKGLVYRKNSVVNWDPIDQTVLANEQVVDGKGWRSGATVERREIPQWFFRITDYAEELLGNLDQMSGWPDSVKTMQRNWIGRSEGLDIQFAVEGESEPLTVYTTRPDTLMGVTFVSVAAEHPLARKAAQGNPELAAFIAECSQAAVAEAAVETMEKKGMPLGVHAIHPISGERIPVWAANFVLMGYGTGAVMAVPGHDQRDWEFATRYGLPIRQVIAPEGAGTRDSGLGTREVQPDLSQGAYTEKGICVNSGELLDGKNYRDAFDALAAQLEAQGRGQRKVNFRLRDWGVSRQRYWGCPIPMVYRENGDAVPVPPELLPVVLPEDVRFSGVASPIKSMPSFIETTDPISGGPATRETDTFDTFVESSWYYARYTSPNAPTMLDERANYWLPIDLYIGGIEHAVMHLLYFRFWHKAMRDFGYVHSDEPAINLLCQGMVVAETFYRESDGKRHWINPAEVDIERDSHGRMTGATLKADGLPVTIGAVEKMSKSKNNGVDPQALIDEYGADTVRLFSMFAAPPDQQLEWSQSGVEGMARFLRRIWRMAAEFVEGGAAPALDLAAMTPADKALRTKLHETIEGVNRDIGTRYTFNTAIAKVMELSNAISKFEVSGPTSRAVLQECWEAIALLLNPITPHTCHALWQLLGHTETLLEDRPFPKADPQALIKDQITVVVQVNGKLRGKLEVAPGSTEAVLRPLALGHPDVARFTDGKTVRKFIVVPDKLVNIVVTD is encoded by the coding sequence ATGCAGACCACCTACGAACCGCGCAGTGTCGAATCGGCCGCGCAAGCCTACTGGGAGCGCACCCGCGCTTTCGAAGTGAGCGAAGACCCCAATCGCGAGAAGTTCTATTGCCTGTGCATGTTGCCGTATCCGTCCGGGGCACTGCACATGGGCCATGTGCGCAATTACACCATTGGCGATGTGGTCAGCCGCTATCAGCGCATGCTCGGCAAGAACGTGCTGCAGCCGATGGGCTGGGATGCCTTTGGACTGCCGGCGGAGAATGCGGCCATTTCCCGCAATGTGCCGCCGGCCGAATGGACCTACGCCAACATCGCCAACATGAAGCGCCAGCTGAAGGCGCTGGGCTTTGCCTATGACTGGTCGCGCGAAGTCACCACCTGCACGCCGCAGTACTACCAGCACGAGCAGCGCTTCTTCACCGAGCTGTTCAACAAGGGGCTGGTCTACCGCAAGAATTCGGTGGTGAACTGGGATCCGATCGACCAGACCGTGCTGGCCAACGAGCAGGTGGTCGACGGCAAGGGCTGGCGCTCCGGTGCCACGGTCGAGCGCCGCGAGATTCCGCAATGGTTCTTCCGCATCACCGATTACGCCGAGGAACTGCTCGGCAATCTGGATCAGATGAGCGGCTGGCCGGACTCGGTCAAGACCATGCAGCGCAACTGGATCGGCCGCTCCGAAGGCCTGGACATCCAGTTTGCGGTCGAGGGTGAGAGCGAACCCCTGACGGTCTACACCACGCGGCCGGACACGCTGATGGGGGTGACCTTCGTCTCGGTGGCCGCGGAGCATCCACTGGCGCGCAAGGCGGCGCAGGGCAATCCCGAGCTGGCAGCCTTCATTGCCGAATGCAGTCAGGCCGCCGTGGCCGAGGCCGCGGTCGAGACCATGGAGAAGAAGGGCATGCCGCTCGGCGTCCATGCGATCCATCCGATCAGCGGCGAGCGCATCCCGGTCTGGGCGGCCAATTTCGTGTTGATGGGCTACGGTACCGGCGCGGTGATGGCGGTACCCGGTCACGATCAGCGTGACTGGGAGTTCGCCACGCGTTATGGGTTGCCGATCAGGCAGGTGATTGCACCTGAAGGCGCCGGGACTCGGGACTCGGGACTCGGGACTCGGGAAGTGCAACCTGACCTGTCGCAGGGTGCGTACACCGAAAAGGGCATCTGCGTGAATTCGGGCGAGCTGCTCGACGGCAAGAACTATCGCGACGCCTTCGACGCTCTGGCGGCGCAGCTGGAAGCCCAGGGTCGCGGACAGCGAAAGGTCAACTTCCGCCTGCGCGACTGGGGTGTCTCGCGCCAGCGCTACTGGGGTTGCCCGATTCCGATGGTCTACCGCGAGAACGGTGATGCCGTGCCGGTGCCGCCGGAATTGTTGCCGGTGGTGCTGCCCGAAGACGTGCGTTTCTCGGGCGTGGCGTCGCCGATCAAGTCCATGCCCTCGTTCATCGAAACCACCGACCCGATCAGTGGTGGCCCGGCCACGCGTGAAACCGACACCTTCGACACCTTCGTCGAGTCCTCCTGGTACTACGCCCGCTACACCTCGCCGAATGCGCCGACCATGCTCGATGAGCGCGCCAACTACTGGCTGCCCATCGATCTATACATCGGCGGTATCGAGCATGCGGTCATGCATCTGCTGTATTTCCGCTTCTGGCACAAGGCCATGCGCGATTTCGGCTACGTGCACAGCGACGAGCCGGCGATCAACCTCCTGTGTCAGGGCATGGTGGTGGCCGAAACCTTCTATCGCGAGAGCGATGGCAAGCGCCACTGGATCAACCCGGCCGAGGTCGATATCGAGCGCGACAGTCACGGTCGCATGACGGGTGCCACGCTCAAGGCTGACGGCCTGCCGGTGACCATCGGTGCGGTCGAGAAGATGAGCAAGAGCAAGAACAATGGCGTCGATCCGCAGGCCTTGATCGACGAGTACGGCGCCGACACCGTGCGCCTGTTCTCGATGTTCGCAGCACCGCCCGATCAGCAACTGGAATGGAGTCAGTCGGGCGTGGAAGGCATGGCGCGCTTCCTGCGTCGCATCTGGCGCATGGCCGCCGAGTTTGTCGAAGGCGGCGCGGCACCAGCCTTGGATCTGGCGGCCATGACGCCGGCCGACAAGGCGCTGCGCACCAAGCTGCACGAGACCATCGAGGGCGTGAACCGCGATATCGGCACGCGCTACACCTTCAACACTGCCATCGCCAAGGTCATGGAGTTGAGCAACGCCATCAGCAAGTTCGAGGTCAGCGGACCGACCTCGCGGGCGGTGCTGCAGGAGTGCTGGGAGGCGATTGCGCTGCTGCTGAATCCGATTACGCCACACACCTGCCACGCTTTGTGGCAGCTGCTCGGTCATACTGAGACCTTGCTCGAAGATCGGCCCTTCCCGAAGGCGGATCCGCAGGCCTTGATCAAGGATCAGATCACGGTGGTGGTGCAGGTCAACGGCAAGCTGCGTGGCAAGCTGGAAGTTGCGCCCGGCAGCACCGAGGCGGTCTTGCGGCCGCTGGCCCTCGGCCACCCGGATGTGGCGCGCTTCACCGACGGCAAGACCGTGCGCAAGTTCATTGTGGTGCCAGACAAACTGGTCAATATTGTGGTTACCGACTGA
- a CDS encoding DUF3369 domain-containing protein, with protein MAQGDELFEFAAEPAAAEPWNVLIVDDEPAVHEVTRLVLGTFRFEDRPLKFHHAYSAAEARELLRNTADIGVMLLDVVMESDQAGLDLVKFVRQELHNHFVRIVLRTGQPGQAPEHEVITNYDINDYKDKTELTAQKLRTMMYATLRAYRDVMLIERNRLGLERVIAASAHIFSHQKSHEFASAVLAQLGNVVGLERGALYCKPVEMVSDSGENLVVAAATGDYARFVNEPVDTALPKHLLDSVHRAYELKENLFAEDHYVLHFTDSHSTESLLYVGETPKLRDVDYRLVQLFCTNVSIAFENLHLNKELFESQLEMVYLLAGAAETRSRETANHVRRVGLIAELIGQAVGMDEQEAGMLRFAAPLHDIGKIGIPDAILNKPGPHTAEESVVMRTHAELGAQMLGASRRPLMQLAAQIAREHHENWDGSGYPRALKGESIGLPGRIVALADVYDALGSNRCYKKAWAEEEVQAFLRGQSGRKFDPKLVDLLFENWQAAEDIRKRLPD; from the coding sequence ATGGCGCAGGGTGACGAACTCTTCGAGTTCGCGGCCGAACCGGCCGCAGCCGAGCCATGGAATGTGCTGATCGTCGATGACGAACCAGCGGTACATGAAGTGACCAGACTGGTGCTCGGGACCTTCCGGTTCGAAGACCGACCCCTGAAGTTCCATCACGCCTACTCGGCTGCCGAAGCCCGCGAACTGCTGCGCAACACGGCAGATATCGGGGTGATGCTGCTCGATGTGGTGATGGAATCGGATCAGGCCGGACTGGATCTGGTCAAGTTCGTGCGCCAGGAGCTGCACAACCATTTCGTCCGCATCGTGCTGCGCACCGGACAGCCGGGCCAGGCGCCCGAGCACGAAGTCATCACCAATTACGACATCAACGACTACAAGGACAAGACCGAGCTGACGGCGCAGAAGTTGCGCACGATGATGTACGCCACGCTGCGCGCTTATCGCGACGTCATGCTGATCGAGCGCAACCGTTTGGGCCTGGAGCGCGTGATCGCGGCCTCGGCGCACATCTTCTCGCACCAGAAATCGCACGAATTTGCCTCGGCCGTGCTGGCGCAGCTGGGCAATGTGGTCGGACTGGAGCGCGGGGCGCTCTATTGCAAGCCGGTCGAAATGGTCAGCGATTCTGGCGAGAATCTGGTGGTGGCCGCGGCTACCGGTGATTACGCCCGCTTCGTCAATGAGCCGGTCGATACCGCTTTGCCCAAGCACCTGCTGGATTCAGTGCACAGAGCCTACGAGCTCAAGGAGAACCTCTTCGCCGAGGATCACTATGTGCTGCATTTCACCGACAGCCACAGTACCGAAAGCCTGCTCTATGTCGGCGAGACCCCGAAGCTGCGGGACGTCGATTACCGCCTGGTGCAGCTGTTCTGCACCAATGTATCCATCGCCTTCGAGAACCTGCACCTCAACAAGGAGCTGTTCGAAAGCCAGCTGGAGATGGTCTACCTGTTGGCGGGCGCCGCGGAAACGCGCTCGCGCGAAACCGCCAACCATGTGCGCCGTGTGGGCCTGATTGCCGAACTGATCGGCCAGGCAGTCGGCATGGACGAGCAGGAAGCCGGCATGCTGCGCTTTGCCGCGCCGCTGCACGATATCGGCAAGATCGGCATCCCCGACGCCATCCTCAACAAGCCGGGACCGCACACCGCCGAGGAATCGGTGGTGATGCGCACCCACGCTGAACTCGGCGCGCAGATGCTGGGTGCCTCCAGGCGACCGCTGATGCAGCTGGCGGCACAGATAGCCCGCGAACACCACGAGAACTGGGACGGATCAGGCTATCCCCGCGCGCTCAAGGGCGAGAGCATCGGTCTGCCCGGACGCATCGTGGCGCTGGCGGATGTCTATGACGCACTGGGCAGCAATCGCTGCTACAAGAAGGCTTGGGCCGAAGAAGAGGTGCAGGCTTTCCTGCGCGGCCAGTCGGGACGCAAGTTTGACCCCAAGCTGGTCGATCTGCTGTTCGAGAACTGGCAGGCCGCCGAAGATATCCGCAAACGCCTGCCGGATTGA
- a CDS encoding TetR/AcrR family transcriptional regulator codes for MSTDTHSSKGAATREMILGRALEMAEAKGLDALTIGTLAEAAGMSKSGLFAHFGSREDLQLAVLEVAVRQFTDEVFVPALRERRGLPRLRAILSAWIRRTLRYGEDRGCPIGAAVHEFDDRPGPVRDRVMGYVSHLRQEIGRAVAMAVEQGHTRADVDPEQFAFELHGLMLAFHYEVKLVGRTRALPRVEAGVARLLDSITAATHSSAR; via the coding sequence ATGAGCACCGACACCCATTCCAGCAAGGGCGCCGCCACCCGGGAGATGATCCTGGGGCGGGCGCTGGAGATGGCCGAGGCCAAAGGGCTGGATGCCTTGACGATTGGCACCCTGGCCGAGGCGGCCGGCATGTCCAAGAGCGGTCTGTTCGCCCATTTCGGCTCCCGCGAGGATCTGCAATTGGCGGTGCTGGAAGTGGCGGTGCGCCAGTTTACTGATGAAGTCTTCGTGCCGGCGCTGCGCGAGCGCCGCGGGCTGCCGCGGTTGCGCGCGATCCTGTCGGCCTGGATCCGGCGTACTCTGCGTTACGGTGAGGATCGCGGCTGCCCGATTGGGGCTGCAGTGCATGAGTTCGATGATCGGCCGGGCCCGGTGCGGGATCGCGTGATGGGCTATGTCTCGCATCTGCGTCAGGAAATCGGTCGTGCGGTCGCGATGGCCGTGGAACAGGGTCACACTCGCGCTGACGTCGATCCGGAGCAGTTCGCCTTTGAACTGCACGGTTTGATGCTGGCCTTCCATTACGAGGTCAAGTTGGTCGGCAGGACACGCGCGCTGCCGCGCGTGGAGGCAGGGGTCGCCCGCTTGCTGGATTCAATCACGGCAGCAACACACTCTTCCGCGCGCTGA
- a CDS encoding alkaline phosphatase D family protein: MNRLTEWIRHLSRHTSLPRDPLARRRFLHQAAWTTAAIALGGGLGRPVLAQSAARVRFVAEPFTLGVASGYPHAHGFSLWTRLAPAPSLANGGMGEDRVPVRCEIADDEQFSSIRQSLNFDTAPEVAHSVHLDIDGLDPARTYFYRFLSGDAVSPVGRTHTLPADGSALERYRIAFASCQNYEHGYFSAYRQMQRDQPDLVLFLGDYIYESQWGDDPIRRHLGAEAATLDGYRQRHAQYKLDPDLQAAHLRGPWVFAWDDHEVDNDYAGEQSENLDPAFLLRRAAAYQAYFEHMPVPRRMFPRGADMRLYTHFDIGDLLRVYLLDDRQYRTPQACPKLNHHGSQVLSNCAGLGNPEQTLLGPAQEAWLGQSFRSSRARWNLIGQQTLFAPMDEDPGAGRGSWTDGWDGYPLARERLLAQLKSSQLKNPVIAGGDVHAGIVAAVPGDARNFESKPVASEFVATSISADARPQSYYDERRAKNPHIRQVRSDQRGYTLLDFDTQAVQAKMQVVSNVRVRDPEFLTQASYRVEDGRPGPVPLT; the protein is encoded by the coding sequence ATGAACAGGCTCACCGAGTGGATACGCCATCTGTCGCGCCACACCTCGCTACCGCGCGATCCCCTCGCCCGCCGACGGTTCCTGCATCAGGCGGCCTGGACCACCGCCGCCATCGCGCTGGGCGGCGGTCTCGGCCGGCCCGTGCTGGCGCAATCGGCTGCCCGGGTGCGCTTCGTCGCCGAACCGTTCACGCTGGGCGTGGCCAGCGGCTATCCACATGCGCACGGTTTCAGCCTGTGGACACGCCTGGCGCCAGCCCCTAGTCTGGCGAACGGCGGCATGGGCGAGGATCGGGTGCCGGTGCGCTGCGAGATTGCCGACGATGAGCAGTTTTCGTCGATTCGGCAGTCGCTGAATTTCGACACGGCGCCTGAAGTGGCCCACAGCGTGCATCTGGACATCGATGGTCTGGATCCGGCCCGCACCTATTTCTATCGATTCCTCAGTGGCGATGCCGTCAGCCCGGTCGGGCGCACGCACACGCTACCCGCTGACGGCTCCGCGCTGGAGCGCTACCGGATTGCCTTTGCCAGCTGCCAGAACTACGAGCACGGCTATTTCAGCGCCTATCGACAGATGCAGCGCGATCAGCCCGATCTGGTGCTCTTCCTGGGTGATTACATCTACGAGAGCCAGTGGGGCGACGACCCGATCCGACGCCACCTCGGCGCCGAAGCGGCCACCCTGGACGGCTACCGCCAACGCCATGCGCAGTACAAGCTTGATCCTGATCTGCAAGCGGCCCATCTTCGCGGCCCCTGGGTGTTCGCCTGGGACGATCATGAAGTCGACAACGACTACGCCGGTGAGCAGTCGGAGAATCTGGACCCGGCCTTCCTGCTGCGCCGCGCCGCCGCCTATCAAGCCTATTTCGAGCATATGCCGGTGCCCCGACGCATGTTTCCGCGCGGCGCCGACATGCGCCTGTACACGCACTTCGATATCGGTGATCTGCTGCGCGTCTACCTGCTCGATGATCGCCAGTATCGAACTCCGCAGGCCTGTCCCAAGCTCAATCACCACGGTTCGCAGGTGCTCAGCAACTGCGCCGGACTGGGTAATCCCGAGCAGACCCTGCTGGGCCCTGCCCAGGAGGCGTGGCTGGGCCAGAGCTTCCGCAGCAGCCGTGCGCGCTGGAATCTGATCGGGCAGCAAACCTTGTTTGCGCCCATGGATGAAGATCCCGGCGCCGGCCGCGGGTCCTGGACCGATGGCTGGGATGGCTACCCACTGGCCCGAGAGCGCCTGCTGGCACAGCTGAAGAGCAGTCAGCTGAAGAACCCGGTCATTGCCGGCGGCGATGTGCATGCCGGCATCGTCGCCGCGGTGCCGGGCGATGCACGAAACTTCGAATCGAAGCCGGTCGCCAGCGAATTCGTGGCCACCTCGATCTCGGCCGACGCCCGTCCACAGTCCTACTACGATGAGCGCCGCGCCAAGAATCCGCATATCCGTCAGGTCCGCAGCGACCAGCGCGGCTACACCCTGCTCGATTTCGACACCCAAGCGGTGCAGGCCAAGATGCAGGTGGTCAGCAATGTGCGCGTGCGTGATCCGGAATTCCTGACTCAGGCCAGCTATCGGGTCGAGGACGGACGACCGGGACCGGTGCCGCTGACCTGA
- a CDS encoding alpha/beta fold hydrolase produces MASSQNRTTVRNSIVPWPLRAAVRVGSVVAPGTTATRAKQLFCTPFGSSRTRAADADLGGATMHRLEHAGESIAVYRWGEVGITPTVLISHGWSSFGLRFLPWVQALQAKGYAVVAFDQPGHGRNRPTRITLPGFASTVQAVAAQIGPLAAAIGHSLGGAAVAIAMRRGMQAERAILIAPAADGVAALRRFARAIALPEHGRSALQQQLEQDTGQAMDDLAIHRVAPHLTQPALIVHDLVDHDVPWEEGERYARFWPDSRLLTVQGLGHHKIVNDERVIASGMAFLRGESIGERVVSTQALVYGYA; encoded by the coding sequence ATGGCTTCGTCTCAAAATAGAACGACCGTTCGTAACTCAATAGTGCCCTGGCCGCTGCGGGCGGCCGTACGCGTGGGCAGCGTTGTCGCGCCTGGAACCACCGCGACCCGGGCCAAGCAACTGTTCTGCACGCCTTTTGGCAGTTCCCGCACGCGCGCCGCCGACGCCGATCTCGGCGGAGCGACGATGCACCGGCTGGAGCACGCTGGCGAGTCGATTGCCGTGTATCGCTGGGGCGAGGTCGGGATTACACCCACGGTGCTGATCTCGCATGGCTGGTCCAGCTTCGGACTGCGATTTCTGCCCTGGGTCCAGGCCCTGCAGGCCAAGGGTTACGCGGTGGTGGCCTTTGATCAACCTGGCCATGGCCGCAATCGGCCGACGCGCATCACCCTGCCGGGCTTTGCCAGCACGGTGCAGGCTGTGGCGGCGCAGATCGGGCCCCTGGCAGCGGCGATCGGACACTCGCTCGGCGGGGCGGCGGTGGCCATCGCCATGCGTCGAGGCATGCAGGCCGAGCGCGCCATCCTGATCGCGCCAGCTGCCGATGGGGTCGCAGCCCTGCGCCGCTTCGCCCGGGCCATTGCATTGCCGGAGCACGGTCGCTCGGCCTTGCAGCAACAATTGGAACAGGACACCGGACAGGCCATGGATGATCTGGCCATCCATCGGGTGGCGCCGCACCTGACCCAGCCGGCCCTGATCGTGCACGACCTGGTCGATCACGATGTGCCCTGGGAGGAAGGCGAGCGCTACGCCCGCTTCTGGCCGGACTCCCGTTTGCTAACCGTGCAGGGCCTGGGCCACCACAAGATCGTCAACGATGAACGGGTCATTGCTTCCGGGATGGCCTTTCTGCGCGGAGAGTCTATCGGCGAGCGTGTGGTGTCCACCCAGGCGCTGGTGTACGGCTATGCCTGA